The following are encoded in a window of Dictyostelium discoideum AX4 chromosome 6 chromosome, whole genome shotgun sequence genomic DNA:
- the ak1 gene encoding Alpha kinase family protein: MQPVPSDPNYGLLRSLFQDPNNQCCAECNSANVPYVCIKLGVFICPTCAHFLSTLGFKVRPIMGSSFSEEDISRLQSIGNLVSKQFWLARWTPMDIVMPPPEDPNLESFLRLKYIEKRWTSSLSTSDGFSSPNNNNTSNVNNINNNSNHNNNINNNNNNINNNNNNNINNNNNIINNFSNINNISNGMNNISLNNINNNNNNNNHYNGNDIGIPIVHKTQSQPQPQPQPQPQPQSQGFSPFNSPRSSPKPGRHHLIDDLISFNPTPVNNSNNNNNNNNNNNNGNNGNPLKFSGGIPQNNNNNNNNNTTTTTTTTNNNNKVPFDPFSPIKTFSESGEYQNTNGNQQLSGSGNSLIDILSHPTQSKSPSPSGTPHSLSPQHHSSDFKVHLIDIPTTQQQLQQQQLQLQQQLQQQLQQQQQQQQQQQQQQQSPISNPFTSNNNSNSEPLVSILDKHEDLHNHHHHQQQQHHKQQQQQQQQQQNGNNSPLAQFNQIQQQQINNNNPFVEEKQPHQHPHHLQHHRHHSTSSINHGSNGDLASISLTLLTPSPSPSPSFNYSGGVSSAPNNSLNNSCNGNNNLNNGMLNFSNLNIGGSTSSACSTNSSSNITIANNINSSNNINIINNQNNQNNNNNNNTNNVMISPSPSPNPFLPTPTSTNQNNHIITPIPVNPFTDNLQLNSNNIRQHPQQMYIQQQQQQQQQQQQQQQQQQQQQQQQQQQQLQMQQQQQQQMQQHYQQQQQQQQQQQQQQQQQQQQQQQQQQQQQQQQQQQQQQQQQQQQHINLSSSAPLQSVNHSPIPLQPQHSSSQYMNQQGYQVYPNVGNQPQSPQQIQPQPLQQQIFQQVQQQQPQIPQQSPQPLQSSTDEDQSVLEVLNLKKLFDMNMMDKEEFEHRRRQIIDNLTKTTSPIHQQPPQPPQPVLPVSAPAQVPQPHPPQQQNGPTVPQQQQQQQQQQQQQQQQQQQQQQQQQPIPQPSSSSPTPDARLTGTERVIRHRFDAKLGKWVQTATIVITEPTPFAEGAMRKAFRMKDLSAEGPSSQMVAKLFKDSNEDRMVYFKDVEMQTYSKEIAERFNLKSPPKKIDFVPAFVMELVERQGKPFCAVEYFIEGKYEKHNNNFGYKNDYDRNTPQAFSHFSYEDSGCQLIVVDIQGVGDVYTDPQIHSADGQGFGKGNLGIEGIKRFFSTHQCNPICHYLGLSSVNPKPANDESGTMPRPPSIGQSYVRPSAFPPNLQQSFSFNFPPLKDHHVLEQLNQQQQHLQQQQQQQQQQQQQQQQQQQQQQQQQQQQQQQQQQQQQQQQQNQQQNQQQNQQQQQQQQQQQQQQQNGHPPPQTPLPPTPQQKDKPKIEVFGDILRKLVS, translated from the exons atgcaacCAGTACCAAGCGACCCAAATTATGGATTGTTAAGATCACTCTTTCAAGATCCAAATAATCAATGTTGTGCAGAATGTAATTCTGCT aaTGTTCCATATGTTTGCATTAAATTAGGAGTTTTTATATGCCCAACATGCGCACATTTTTTAAGCACTCTAGGATTTAAAGTTAGACCAATAATGGGTAGTTCATTCTCTGAAGAAGATATATCAAGATTACaatcaattggtaatttagTATCAAAACAATTTTGGTTAGCAAGATGGACCCCAATGGATATTGTTATGCCTCCTCCTGAAGATCCAAATTTAGAATCATTTTTACgtttaaaatatatagaAAAAAGATGGACTTCTTCTTTATCAACTTCTGACGGTTTTTCTtctccaaataataataatactagtaatgtcaataatataaataataatagtaatcataataataatataaataataataataataatataaataataataataataataatataaataataataataatataataaataacttttcgaatattaataatatcagtAATGGCATGAACAATATATCTctcaataatatcaataataataataataacaataatcatTACAATGGTAATGATATTGGTATACCAATTGTACATAAAACTCAATCACAACCCCAACCCCAACCCCAACCCCAACCCCAACCACAATCACAAGGATTTTCTCCATTTAATTCACCACGATCTTCTCCAAAACCGGGTAGACatcatttaattgatgatttaataagTTTTAATCCTACACCTGtaaacaatagtaataataataataataataataataataataataatggtaataatggtaacCCATTGAAATTTAGTGGTGGCATaccacaaaataataataataataataataataatacaacaactactactactactactaataataataataaggtACCATTTGATCCAttttcaccaattaaaacatttagtGAATCTGGTGAATATCAAAATACTAATGGAAATCAGCAACTTTCTGGTTCAGGAAATAGTTTAATTGATATACTGAGTCATCCAACTCAATCAAAATCACCTTCTCCTTCGGGGACACCACATAGTTTATCACCACAACATCATAGTTCAGATTTTAAAGTACATTTAATTGACATACCAacaacacaacaacaactacaacaacaacaactacagcttcaacaacaactacaacaacaactacaacaacaacaacaacaacaacaacaacaacaacaacaacaacaatcaccaatTTCGAATCCATTtacttcaaataataatagtaatagtgaaCCATTAGTTTCAATTTTAGATAAACACGAAGATCTACAtaaccatcatcaccatcaacaacaacaacatcataaacagcagcagcaacaacaacaacaacaacaaaatggtaataatagtcCTTTGGCACAATTTAATCAaatacagcaacaacaaattaataataataatccattcGTAGAAGAGAAACAACCACATCAACATCCACACCATCTTCaacatcatcgtcatcattcaacatcatcaattaatcaTGGTAGTAATGGAGACCTGGCGTCAATTTCCTTAACACTTTTAACTCCATCACCTTCTCCATCACCATCTTTTAACTATAGCGGTGGTGTGAGTTCCGCCccaaataatagtttaaataattcatgcAATGGaaataacaatttaaataacgGTATGCTAAACTTTTCAAACTTAAATATAGGCGGTTCAACGTCAAGCGCTTGTAGTACTAACAGTAGTTCAAATATTACCATAgctaataatattaatagtagtaacaatatcaatattataaataatcaaaataatcaaaataataataataacaacaatactAATAACGTAATGATTTCACCATCCCCATCACCAAATCCATTTTTACCAACCCCAACTTCTaccaatcaaaataatcacaTTATAACGCCAATACCTGTCAATCCATTCACTGataatttacaattgaaCAGTAATAACATTAGACAACATCCACAACAAATGtatattcaacaacaacaacaacaacaacaacaacaacaacaacaacaacaacaacaacaacaacaacaacaacaacaacaacaacaacaacttcaaatgcaacaacaacaacaacaacaaatgcaacaacattatcaacaacaacaacaacaacaacaacaacaacaacaacaacaacaacaacaacaacaacaacaacaacaacaacaacaacaacaacaacaacaacaacaacaacaacaacaacaacaacaacaacaacaacaacatattaatttatcatcatcagcaCCACTTCAATCTGTTAATCATTCACCAATACCTTTACAACCACAACACTCGTCATCACAATATATGAATCAACAAGGTTATCAAGTTTATCCAAATGTTGGCAATCAACCACAATCAcctcaacaaattcaaccacaaccacttcaacaacaaatatttcaacaagtacaacaacaacaaccacaaattCCACAACAATCACCACAACCACTTCAAAGTAGTACTGATGAAGATCAAAGTGTATTGGaggttttaaatttaaaaaaactatttgatATGAATATGATGGATAAGGAAGAATTTGAACATAGAAGAAGACAAatcattgataatttaactaaaacaacatcaccaataCACCAACAACCACCTCAACCACCTCAACCTGTTTTACCAGTTTCTGCACCTGCTCAAGTACCACAACCACATCcacctcaacaacaaaatggtCCTACAGTTccacagcagcaacaacaacaacaacaacaacaacaacaacaacaacaacaacaacaacaacaacaacaacaacaacaaccaataccacaaccatcatcatcatcaccaactcCAGATGCAAGATTAACAGGAACTGAAAGAGTAATTAGACATAGATTTGATGCAAAACTTGGTAAATGGGTTCAAACAGCTACCATTGTAATTACAGAGCCAACTCCCTTTGCAGAGGGTGCTATGAGAAAAGCATTCAGAATGAAGGATCTTTCAGCAGAGGGACCATCATCACAAATGGTtgcaaaattatttaaagattccAATGAAGATAGAATGGTATACTTTAAAGACGTTGAAATGCAAACCTATTCCAAAGAGATTGCCGAACGTTTCAATTTAAAGAGTCCACCTAAAAAGATTGATTTCGTACCAGCATTCGTAATGGAGTTGGTAGAGCGTCAAGGTAAACCATTCTGTGCGGTCGAATACTTTATAGAGGGTAAATATGAAAAGCATAACAATAACTTTGGTTACAAAAATGATTACGATAGAAATACACCACAGGCTTTTAGTCATTTCTCATATGAGGATTCTGGTTGTCAATTGATTGTAGTCGATATTCAAGGTGTTGGCGATGTTTACACTGACCCCCAAATTCATTCCGCTGATGGTCAAGGATTTGGTAAAGGAAATTTAGGTATTGAAGGCATTAAAAGATTCTTTTCAACTCATCAATGTAATCCAATTTGTCATTATCTTGGTTTAAGCTCAGTTAATCCAAAGCCTGCAAACGATGAATCAGGTACAATGCCAAGACCACCATCTATTGGTCAATCTTATGTACGTCCTTCTGCTTTTCCTCCAAATTTACAACAATCattctcttttaatttcCCACCATTAAAAGATCATCATGTTTTAGAACAActtaatcaacaacaacaacatttacaacaacaacaacaacaacaacaacaacaacaacaacaacaacaacaacaacaacaacaacaacaacagcaacaacaacaacagcaacagcaacaacaacaacagcaacaacaacaacaacaaaatcaacaacaaaatcaacaacaaaatcaacaacaacaacaacaacaacaacaacaacaacaacaacagcaaaaTGGACATCCACCACCACAAACACCATTACCTCCAACTCCTCAACAAAAAGATAAACCAAAGATTGAAGTATTTGGTGatattttaagaaaattggtatcttaa